Proteins encoded by one window of Arabidopsis thaliana chromosome 2, partial sequence:
- a CDS encoding myb-like HTH transcriptional regulator family protein (myb-like HTH transcriptional regulator family protein; CONTAINS InterPro DOMAIN/s: Homeodomain-like (InterPro:IPR009057), Myb, DNA-binding (InterPro:IPR014778), Myb-like DNA-binding domain, SHAQKYF class (InterPro:IPR006447), HTH transcriptional regulator, Myb-type, DNA-binding (InterPro:IPR017930), Homeodomain-related (InterPro:IPR012287); BEST Arabidopsis thaliana protein match is: Homeodomain-like superfamily protein (TAIR:AT3G04450.1); Has 1678 Blast hits to 1660 proteins in 60 species: Archae - 0; Bacteria - 1; Metazoa - 0; Fungi - 0; Plants - 1660; Viruses - 0; Other Eukaryotes - 17 (source: NCBI BLink).), protein MEADNGGPNSSHASKQRLRWTHELHERFVDAVAQLGGPDRATPKGVLRVMGVQGLTIYHVKSHLQKYRLAKYLPDSSSEGKKTDKKESGDMLSGLDGSSGMQITEALKLQMEVQKRLHEQLEVQRQLQLRIEAQGKYLKKIIEEQQRLSGVLGEPSAPVTGDSDPATPAPTSESPLQDKSGKDCGPDKSLSVDESLSSYREPLTPDSGCNIGSPDESTGEERLSKKPRLVRGAAGYTPDIVVGHPILESGLNTSYHQSDHVLAFDQPSTSLLGAEEQLDKVSGDNL, encoded by the exons ATGGAAGCAGACAACGGAGGCCCCAATTCTAGTCATGCATCCAAACAACGTCTGCGTTGGACGCATGAGCTACATGAACGCTTCGTTGATGCCGTTGCTCAACTTGGTGGCCCTGATA GAGCTACACCCAAAGGCGTTCTTAGAGTGATGGGTGTACAAGGCTTAACTATATATCATGTCAAGAGTCACTTACAG AAATATCGACTTGCAAAGTATCTTCCAGATTCGTCTTCTGAAG gGAAAAAAACTGATAAGAAAGAATCTGGAGATATGCTCTCTGGGTTGGACGGCTCGTC GGGAATGCAGATAACTGAAGCCCTCAAGTTGCAGATGGAAGTTCAGAAACGATTACACGAGCAACTAGAA GTGCAAAGACAGCTGCAACTACGGATAGAAGCACAAGGAAAGtacttgaagaagataattgAAGAGCAACAACGACTCAGTGGAGTACTCGGCGAACCCTCAGCCCCAGTAACGGGCGATTCAGATCCTGCAACCCCTGCCCCAACATCTGAGTCTCCTCTTCAAGACAAGTCTGGCAAGGACTGTGGACCAGACAAAAGTCTCTCAGTTGACGAGTCTCTCTCATCTTACCGGGAGCCTTTAACACCAGACTCAGGGTGTAACATTGGGTCTCCAGATGAGAGCACAGGAGAGGAGAGATTATCAAAGAAGCCTCGATTGGTGAGAGGTGCAGCTGGTTATACACCTGATATTGTAGTGGGTCACCCAATACTAGAATCAGGCTTGAACACTTCTTACCATCAGTCAGACCATGTCCTCGCCTTTGACCAGCCATCTACATCACTGCTTGGGGCCGAAGAACAGTTGGATAAGGTTTCAGGAGATAATCTTTGA
- a CDS encoding myb-like HTH transcriptional regulator family protein (myb-like HTH transcriptional regulator family protein; BEST Arabidopsis thaliana protein match is: myb-like HTH transcriptional regulator family protein (TAIR:AT3G13040.2); Has 35333 Blast hits to 34131 proteins in 2444 species: Archae - 798; Bacteria - 22429; Metazoa - 974; Fungi - 991; Plants - 531; Viruses - 0; Other Eukaryotes - 9610 (source: NCBI BLink).), giving the protein MGVQGLTIYHVKSHLQKYRLAKYLPDSSSEGKKTDKKESGDMLSGLDGSSGMQITEALKLQMEVQKRLHEQLEVQRQLQLRIEAQGKYLKKIIEEQQRLSGVLGEPSAPVTGDSDPATPAPTSESPLQDKSGKDCGPDKSLSVDESLSSYREPLTPDSGCNIGSPDESTGEERLSKKPRLVRGAAGYTPDIVVGHPILESGLNTSYHQSDHVLAFDQPSTSLLGAEEQLDKVSGDNL; this is encoded by the exons ATGGGTGTACAAGGCTTAACTATATATCATGTCAAGAGTCACTTACAG AAATATCGACTTGCAAAGTATCTTCCAGATTCGTCTTCTGAAG gGAAAAAAACTGATAAGAAAGAATCTGGAGATATGCTCTCTGGGTTGGACGGCTCGTC GGGAATGCAGATAACTGAAGCCCTCAAGTTGCAGATGGAAGTTCAGAAACGATTACACGAGCAACTAGAA GTGCAAAGACAGCTGCAACTACGGATAGAAGCACAAGGAAAGtacttgaagaagataattgAAGAGCAACAACGACTCAGTGGAGTACTCGGCGAACCCTCAGCCCCAGTAACGGGCGATTCAGATCCTGCAACCCCTGCCCCAACATCTGAGTCTCCTCTTCAAGACAAGTCTGGCAAGGACTGTGGACCAGACAAAAGTCTCTCAGTTGACGAGTCTCTCTCATCTTACCGGGAGCCTTTAACACCAGACTCAGGGTGTAACATTGGGTCTCCAGATGAGAGCACAGGAGAGGAGAGATTATCAAAGAAGCCTCGATTGGTGAGAGGTGCAGCTGGTTATACACCTGATATTGTAGTGGGTCACCCAATACTAGAATCAGGCTTGAACACTTCTTACCATCAGTCAGACCATGTCCTCGCCTTTGACCAGCCATCTACATCACTGCTTGGGGCCGAAGAACAGTTGGATAAGGTTTCAGGAGATAATCTTTGA
- a CDS encoding Lung seven transmembrane receptor family protein (Lung seven transmembrane receptor family protein; FUNCTIONS IN: molecular_function unknown; INVOLVED IN: biological_process unknown; LOCATED IN: endomembrane system, integral to membrane; EXPRESSED IN: 22 plant structures; EXPRESSED DURING: 13 growth stages; CONTAINS InterPro DOMAIN/s: Transmembrane receptor, eukaryota (InterPro:IPR009637); BEST Arabidopsis thaliana protein match is: Lung seven transmembrane receptor family protein (TAIR:AT1G72480.1); Has 30201 Blast hits to 17322 proteins in 780 species: Archae - 12; Bacteria - 1396; Metazoa - 17338; Fungi - 3422; Plants - 5037; Viruses - 0; Other Eukaryotes - 2996 (source: NCBI BLink).), which translates to MDLGKLIQLSALLCPFLLSLHFRIAGASAHIYSSQPFHDVGNSLLLYGGSEGIFASSRSLIRFENITLWRTITGKGHRSNGLVQAVIFEASDRNNIGGSAYGGQRSICCTPDLAKLQGCKQGEIIRIPSPHDPQWPILLPVRFKGKRSSAKMADTEILITKTGIYNLLFISCDPQLKGLKMTGKTVWKNPDGYLPGRMAPLVNFYVYMSLAYLLLSAVWFFQYLRFRMDILPLQHCITAVILLGLLEMLFWYLDYANFNHTGMRPLALTTWVVTIGALRKTVSRILILCVSMGFGVVKSTLGGLTSKVLLVGVTYFIASEILDIAEHVGIIDDMSGRSKLFLVLPDAFLDAFLILWIFTSLSKTLEQLQMKRTSVKLEIYRKFSNALAVMVVASVAWIVYEVYFKATDPFNERWQTAWTITAFWDVIAFLLLCIICYLWTPSQNSQRYVTST; encoded by the exons ATGGATTTGGGAAAACTGATCCAGCTGTCTGCGCTGCTGTGCCCATTTCTTCTATCATTACACTTTAGAATCGCTGGGGCCTCCGCCCACATCTACTCTTCCCAGCCCTTCCACGATGTCGGTAATTCTCTCCTCCTCTACGGTGGCAGCGAGGGCATCTTCGCCTCTTCCCGATCTTTAATCAG GTTTGAGAACATCACTCTCTGGAGGACAATTACCGGTAAGGGCCACCGCAGCAATGGGTTAGTTCAAGCAGTGATCTTTGAAGCCTCCGATCGTAACAATATCGGTGGTTCAGCTTACGGAGGCCAAAGATCTATTTGCTGCACTCCAGATCTGGCCAAGCTTCAAGGCTGTAAGCAGGGTGAGATCATTAGGATTCCTTCTCCACATGACCCTCAATGGCCTATCCTCTTACCTGTCCGCTTTAAAGGAAAACGCTCGTCTGCTAAGATGGCAGACACTGAGATTCTTATCACCAAGACTGGAATCTATAATCTCTTATTCATATCTTGTGATCCACAACTTAAGGGCCTCAAAATGACCGGAAAGACTGTTTGGAAAAATCCCGACGGCTATCTTCCTGGTAGGATGGCTCCACTCGTGAATTTCTATGTCTATATGTCTCTCGCTTATTTGTTGCTCAGTGCCGTCTGGTTCTTCCAGTATTTGAGGTTCCGGATGGATATATTGCCACTTCAACATTGCATTACTGCCGTCATTCTTCTAGGATTGCTTGAGATGCTCTTTTGGTACTTGgattatgctaattttaatcACACGGGGATGAGGCCTTTAGCCCTTACTACATGGGTTGTTACCATTGGTGCCTTGAGAAAGACTGTTTCCCGCATTCTCATTCTCTGTGTTTCCATGGGATTTGGGGTTGTCAAATCTACTCTTGGTGGTCTCACTTCTAAAGTCCTCCTTGTTGGAGTTACTTACTTCATAGCTTCTGAGATCCTTGATATTGCTGAGCACGTTGGCATCATTGACGATATGTCCGgaagatcaaaactttttcttgtCCTTCCTGACGCCTTCCTCGATGCATTTCTCATATTGTGGATATTTACCTCTCTTTCGAAAACACTGGAACAGTTACAg ATGAAAAGGACCTCGGTGAAGCTGGAAATTTACCGCAAGTTCTCAAATGCACTCGCTGTGATGGTTGTTGCCTCTGTTGCGTGGATAGTGTATGAG GTGTATTTCAAAGCAACAGATCCATTCAATGAACGATGGCAGACTGCTTGGACTATAACTGCCTTCTGGGATGTTATCGCATTCTTGTTGCTATGTATTATTTGCTATCTCTGGACCCCCTCGCAGAACTCCCAAAGGTATGTTACATCAACTTAA
- a CDS encoding Lung seven transmembrane receptor family protein (Lung seven transmembrane receptor family protein; FUNCTIONS IN: molecular_function unknown; INVOLVED IN: biological_process unknown; LOCATED IN: endomembrane system, integral to membrane; EXPRESSED IN: 22 plant structures; EXPRESSED DURING: 13 growth stages; CONTAINS InterPro DOMAIN/s: Transmembrane receptor, eukaryota (InterPro:IPR009637); BEST Arabidopsis thaliana protein match is: Lung seven transmembrane receptor family protein (TAIR:AT1G72480.1); Has 35333 Blast hits to 34131 proteins in 2444 species: Archae - 798; Bacteria - 22429; Metazoa - 974; Fungi - 991; Plants - 531; Viruses - 0; Other Eukaryotes - 9610 (source: NCBI BLink).), which translates to MDLGKLIQLSALLCPFLLSLHFRIAGASAHIYSSQPFHDVGNSLLLYGGSEGIFASSRSLIRFENITLWRTITGKGHRSNGLVQAVIFEASDRNNIGGSAYGGQRSICCTPDLAKLQGCKQGEIIRIPSPHDPQWPILLPVRFKGKRSSAKMADTEILITKTGIYNLLFISCDPQLKGLKMTGKTVWKNPDGYLPGRMAPLVNFYVYMSLAYLLLSAVWFFQYLRFRMDILPLQHCITAVILLGLLEMLFWYLDYANFNHTGMRPLALTTWVVTIGALRKTVSRILILCVSMGFGVVKSTLGGLTSKVLLVGVTYFIASEILDIAEHVGIIDDMSGRSKLFLVLPDAFLDAFLILWIFTSLSKTLEQLQMKRTSVKLEIYRKFSNALAVMVVASVAWIVYEVYFKATDPFNERWQTAWTITAFWDVIAFLLLCIICYLWTPSQNSQRYAYSGDVDEENEEAQSLTGGKQDGDISLVKQEKNAESDREEDVEEDKRE; encoded by the exons ATGGATTTGGGAAAACTGATCCAGCTGTCTGCGCTGCTGTGCCCATTTCTTCTATCATTACACTTTAGAATCGCTGGGGCCTCCGCCCACATCTACTCTTCCCAGCCCTTCCACGATGTCGGTAATTCTCTCCTCCTCTACGGTGGCAGCGAGGGCATCTTCGCCTCTTCCCGATCTTTAATCAG GTTTGAGAACATCACTCTCTGGAGGACAATTACCGGTAAGGGCCACCGCAGCAATGGGTTAGTTCAAGCAGTGATCTTTGAAGCCTCCGATCGTAACAATATCGGTGGTTCAGCTTACGGAGGCCAAAGATCTATTTGCTGCACTCCAGATCTGGCCAAGCTTCAAGGCTGTAAGCAGGGTGAGATCATTAGGATTCCTTCTCCACATGACCCTCAATGGCCTATCCTCTTACCTGTCCGCTTTAAAGGAAAACGCTCGTCTGCTAAGATGGCAGACACTGAGATTCTTATCACCAAGACTGGAATCTATAATCTCTTATTCATATCTTGTGATCCACAACTTAAGGGCCTCAAAATGACCGGAAAGACTGTTTGGAAAAATCCCGACGGCTATCTTCCTGGTAGGATGGCTCCACTCGTGAATTTCTATGTCTATATGTCTCTCGCTTATTTGTTGCTCAGTGCCGTCTGGTTCTTCCAGTATTTGAGGTTCCGGATGGATATATTGCCACTTCAACATTGCATTACTGCCGTCATTCTTCTAGGATTGCTTGAGATGCTCTTTTGGTACTTGgattatgctaattttaatcACACGGGGATGAGGCCTTTAGCCCTTACTACATGGGTTGTTACCATTGGTGCCTTGAGAAAGACTGTTTCCCGCATTCTCATTCTCTGTGTTTCCATGGGATTTGGGGTTGTCAAATCTACTCTTGGTGGTCTCACTTCTAAAGTCCTCCTTGTTGGAGTTACTTACTTCATAGCTTCTGAGATCCTTGATATTGCTGAGCACGTTGGCATCATTGACGATATGTCCGgaagatcaaaactttttcttgtCCTTCCTGACGCCTTCCTCGATGCATTTCTCATATTGTGGATATTTACCTCTCTTTCGAAAACACTGGAACAGTTACAg ATGAAAAGGACCTCGGTGAAGCTGGAAATTTACCGCAAGTTCTCAAATGCACTCGCTGTGATGGTTGTTGCCTCTGTTGCGTGGATAGTGTATGAG GTGTATTTCAAAGCAACAGATCCATTCAATGAACGATGGCAGACTGCTTGGACTATAACTGCCTTCTGGGATGTTATCGCATTCTTGTTGCTATGTATTATTTGCTATCTCTGGACCCCCTCGCAGAACTCCCAAAG ATATGCATATTCGGGAGACGTGGATGAAGAAAACGAGGAAGCTCAATCTCTGACAGGGGGGAAGCAAGATGGTGATATTAGCTTAGTTAAGCAAGAGAAGAATGCGGAGTCGGACAgggaagaagatgttgaagaagataaaagagagTGA
- a CDS encoding Late embryogenesis abundant (LEA) hydroxyproline-rich glycoprotein family (Late embryogenesis abundant (LEA) hydroxyproline-rich glycoprotein family; FUNCTIONS IN: molecular_function unknown; INVOLVED IN: biological_process unknown; LOCATED IN: plasma membrane; EXPRESSED IN: 14 plant structures; EXPRESSED DURING: 6 growth stages; CONTAINS InterPro DOMAIN/s: Late embryogenesis abundant protein, group 2 (InterPro:IPR004864); BEST Arabidopsis thaliana protein match is: Late embryogenesis abundant (LEA) hydroxyproline-rich glycoprotein family (TAIR:AT2G27080.2); Has 675 Blast hits to 674 proteins in 28 species: Archae - 0; Bacteria - 0; Metazoa - 0; Fungi - 2; Plants - 673; Viruses - 0; Other Eukaryotes - 0 (source: NCBI BLink).), with protein sequence MPPPPSSSRAGLNGDPIAAQNQQPYYRSYSSSSSASLKGCCCCLFLLFAFLALLVLAVVLIVILAVKPKKPQFDLQQVAVVYMGISNPSAVLDPTTASLSLTIRMLFTAVNPNKVGIRYGESSFTVMYKGMPLGRATVPGFYQDAHSTKNVEATISVDRVNLMQAHAADLVRDASLNDRVELTVRGDVGAKIRVMNFDSPGVQVSVNCGIGISPRKQALIYKQCGFDGLSV encoded by the exons atgcctcctcctccttctaGTTCTAGAGCAGGTCTCAACGGCGATCCGATTGCTGCTCAGAACCAGCAGCCGTATTACCGGAGCTACTCATCGTCGTCGTCGGCGTCGCTGAAGGGATGCTGCTGCTGCTTGTTCTTGCTGTTCGCGTTCCTGGCGCTGCTGGTACTGGCGGTGGTGCTCATCGTAATACTGGCGGTGAAGCCGAAGAAGCCGCAGTTCGATCTGCAGCAAGTGGCAGTGGTGTACATGGGGATCTCCAACCCAAGCGCTGTTCTGGATCCAACCACCGCCTCCCTCTCCCTCACCATCCGGATGCTCTTCACCGCCGTCAACCCAAACAAGGTCGGAATCAGGTACGGTGAGTCCAGCTTCACGGTCATGTACAAAGGCATGCCACTGGGGAGGGCGACGGTGCCTGGATTCTACCAGGATGCGCACAGTACGAAGAACGTTGAGGCCACCATCTCCGTCGACAGAGTCAATCTTATGCAAGCCCACGCCGCCGATCTCGTCAGAGATGCTTCCTTGAACGACCGAGTGGAGCTCACAGTCCGCGGAGACGTGGGGGCTAAGATCCGAGTCATGAATTTCGATTCACCGGGTGTTCAG GTATCCGTGAATTGCGGGATAGGCATTAGTCCCAGAAAGCAAGCTCTCATTTACAAGCAATGTGGCTTTGATGGCCTCAGCGTCTAA
- a CDS encoding Ubiquinol-cytochrome C reductase hinge protein, protein MPEEDVVDQKRYFEESCKPKCVKPLLEYQACVKRIQDDESGHKHCTGQYFDYWHCVDKCVSV, encoded by the exons AT GccagaagaagatgttgttgATCAGAAAAGATACTTTGAGGAATCTTGCAAACCAAAATGTGTGAAGCCACTACTTGAATATCAG GCGTGTGTCAAGAGGATCCAAGATGATGAGTCTGGCCACAAACATTGCACTGGGCAATATTTTGATTACTGGCATTGTGTTGACAAATGTGTAAGTGTGTGA